A genomic region of Spirochaetota bacterium contains the following coding sequences:
- a CDS encoding alpha/beta hydrolase: MDNKHSSKNSSLGYRIFKYLLSSIGILVIFFIALIAWIYFAQFSGPGPMEINGFHPFRSEKAKTHYFSFEKKMAKRWPINSEERLVHTSFGKTFVRISGPTNAPPLVLIPGGGTNSFIWHANIRALSQYYRTYALDNIYDYGRSIYLQELKSGKDYSDWLNEFFDTLGLGNSIGLIGYSYGGWVASQYALHHPERLNHVVLIAPVYFISPLPAEYIRRMLFTLIPVRHFKARIMYWAWADLARMGEYGRQLVEERIDYYQLSLKSFKFKQPVNPVVLTISELKSLKMPVLFLAGNHETAFNAENTINQLNRINPMIKTVLLSNTGHDLMFTHTDVVNSKIINFLKN; the protein is encoded by the coding sequence ATGGATAATAAACATTCATCAAAAAATAGTTCCTTGGGCTATCGAATATTTAAATACCTTCTTTCATCAATAGGTATATTGGTTATATTTTTTATTGCATTAATAGCATGGATTTACTTTGCGCAATTTTCCGGCCCAGGGCCAATGGAAATAAACGGTTTTCACCCCTTTCGTTCAGAAAAAGCAAAGACGCACTATTTTTCTTTTGAAAAAAAAATGGCGAAAAGATGGCCTATTAATTCAGAAGAAAGATTAGTGCATACTTCCTTTGGGAAGACATTTGTAAGAATTAGCGGTCCAACCAACGCGCCCCCTTTGGTTTTAATACCGGGAGGTGGAACCAATTCATTTATCTGGCATGCAAATATTAGAGCTTTATCGCAATATTACCGGACCTATGCGCTGGATAATATCTATGATTATGGCAGGAGTATTTATTTACAAGAATTAAAAAGTGGAAAGGATTATTCAGATTGGCTCAACGAGTTTTTCGATACTCTTGGTCTTGGCAATAGCATCGGATTAATAGGGTATTCTTATGGCGGTTGGGTCGCAAGTCAGTATGCACTCCATCACCCGGAAAGGCTTAATCATGTTGTACTTATTGCTCCAGTATATTTCATCTCACCATTGCCCGCTGAATATATACGTCGGATGCTCTTTACATTAATACCGGTTCGCCATTTCAAAGCGCGGATAATGTACTGGGCATGGGCTGATCTTGCACGAATGGGTGAATATGGACGTCAATTGGTCGAGGAAAGAATAGATTATTACCAACTATCTTTGAAAAGCTTCAAATTCAAACAGCCTGTTAATCCTGTTGTCCTGACGATTTCAGAACTGAAATCATTAAAAATGCCCGTTCTTTTTTTAGCCGGAAACCATGAGACTGCTTTCAATGCGGAGAATACCATCAATCAACTCAATAGAATTAATCCAATGATTAAAACTGTATTGCTTTCAAATACCGGTCATGATTTGATGTTTACACATACTGATGTTGTGAATAGTAAAATCATCAATTTTTTAAAAAATTGA
- a CDS encoding DEAD/DEAH box helicase family protein produces the protein MDDIFSEEARDEADLFAYRAPAADDEQDGMSGEDLVRGLLESGSPVFNMNYLLRLEAFSLQLAYSHNKILSLSNSRTRILAHQVESTHRVLSALNQRFLIADEVGLGKTIEAGLIIKELEYRYRYRRMLIVCPASLMCQWQSEMQSKFNDRFVIMDRRELKRTSRERRAGSAWEAHDKIICSLDFVKNHRYLKELQNVSWDAVIFDEAHRLRRDSKRATLAYEAAQVIAERTKALLLLTATPFRGVLEELYYLIALLDPNILGPFQSYYYDYCIENADLSTLRGKIAPVLIRRTKQEVGGFTRRCARTVRFELYPDERELYDATTLYVAEEFNRAMQSENRAVGFVMTIFQKLLDSSTHALGCALERRMRRLRELADKVELSRRLDRDAALGDPDLIDCAEEVDDLVCMTSRTTVAEMRLEADTLERLVGLSRAIAMNKKAEKLADLIRSLRKKGFKKFLIFTQFRTTQDYLAEFLKAYDVELFHGSLSRDEKERAMARFRDEAQILICTEAGGEGRNMQFCNILINYDLPWSPLKIEQRIGRLHRFGQPDDVYIYNFSTKNTVAERVLEILERKLRLFEESIGAPDVLLGQIEDELKLGSLFMEMAAGLRSSVAVDDEVERRLELARRGYEKISELAVADRIDFNYDEYYRVTLKDRKFSNERIERFVNRLLEADETAAASLARDRDGLYRVARDGGNGWNSGTFDSALALDREQLEFLAFGHPVIDRLVARCQDPAFGGFTGVQAVRSPVPFTGMAFYYLVTFASVARTREIIPVVVARDGEVPAHELEAIEAELCFQENTGAVPDPEDAALDAAAIDYYFAGARARIEEKIGARKAMMSQSLDVTIDPEIEKVKESCDRRIAELAEKLELLEAQFKWYGRNLKGTITRTKNLIEKAKNDRDSLLLKYKGYLGIDHDAELICAGILVSYQD, from the coding sequence ATGGATGATATATTTTCAGAAGAGGCCAGGGACGAGGCCGACCTATTTGCCTATCGCGCTCCGGCCGCGGATGATGAACAGGACGGCATGTCCGGAGAGGACCTGGTCCGCGGTCTCCTCGAAAGCGGGTCCCCTGTCTTCAACATGAATTACCTTCTCCGCCTCGAGGCCTTTTCCCTCCAGCTTGCCTATTCCCACAACAAGATACTGTCATTGTCCAATTCGCGCACCCGGATCCTGGCCCACCAGGTGGAGAGCACCCACCGGGTCCTGAGCGCCCTGAACCAGCGCTTTCTCATCGCCGACGAGGTGGGCCTGGGCAAGACCATCGAGGCGGGCCTCATCATCAAGGAGCTCGAGTACCGGTACCGGTACCGGCGCATGCTCATCGTGTGCCCGGCCTCTCTCATGTGCCAGTGGCAGAGCGAGATGCAGAGCAAGTTCAACGACCGCTTCGTCATCATGGACCGGAGGGAGCTGAAGCGGACAAGCCGGGAACGGCGCGCCGGCAGCGCCTGGGAAGCCCACGACAAGATCATCTGCTCCCTCGACTTCGTCAAGAACCACCGCTATCTGAAAGAGCTGCAGAACGTTTCCTGGGACGCCGTTATCTTCGACGAGGCCCACCGCCTCCGGCGGGACTCGAAGCGCGCCACCCTCGCCTACGAGGCGGCCCAGGTCATCGCCGAGCGCACGAAGGCGCTCCTCCTCCTCACCGCCACGCCCTTCCGGGGAGTCCTGGAGGAGCTCTACTACCTGATCGCGCTCCTTGACCCGAACATCCTGGGCCCCTTCCAGTCCTACTACTACGACTACTGCATCGAGAACGCAGACCTTTCGACGCTCCGCGGGAAGATCGCGCCGGTGCTGATACGCCGCACCAAGCAGGAGGTGGGGGGCTTCACTCGGCGATGCGCCCGCACCGTCCGCTTCGAGCTCTACCCGGACGAGCGGGAGCTCTACGACGCCACCACCCTGTACGTGGCAGAGGAGTTCAACCGCGCCATGCAGAGCGAGAACCGAGCCGTGGGCTTCGTCATGACCATCTTCCAGAAGCTCCTCGACTCCTCCACCCACGCCCTGGGGTGCGCCCTGGAGCGCCGGATGCGCCGCCTCCGCGAGCTCGCCGACAAGGTGGAGCTGTCGCGCCGCCTGGACCGCGACGCCGCCCTGGGCGACCCGGACCTGATCGACTGCGCCGAGGAGGTGGACGACCTGGTCTGCATGACGTCGCGCACCACCGTGGCCGAGATGCGCCTGGAGGCCGACACCCTGGAGCGCCTGGTCGGGCTCTCGAGGGCGATCGCCATGAACAAGAAGGCGGAAAAGCTCGCGGACCTGATACGCTCCCTCAGGAAAAAGGGCTTCAAGAAGTTCCTCATCTTCACCCAGTTCAGGACGACCCAGGATTACCTGGCGGAATTCCTGAAGGCCTACGATGTAGAGCTGTTCCACGGCTCCCTGAGCCGGGACGAGAAGGAGCGCGCCATGGCGCGCTTCAGGGACGAGGCCCAGATCCTTATCTGCACCGAGGCGGGCGGCGAGGGGAGGAACATGCAGTTCTGCAACATCCTCATCAACTACGACCTGCCCTGGTCTCCCCTGAAGATCGAGCAGCGCATCGGCAGGCTTCACCGCTTCGGCCAGCCCGACGACGTGTACATCTATAACTTTTCCACGAAGAACACCGTGGCCGAGCGGGTGCTGGAGATACTGGAGCGGAAGCTCCGGCTCTTCGAGGAGTCGATCGGCGCGCCGGACGTGCTCCTGGGGCAGATCGAGGACGAGCTGAAGCTCGGGTCCCTCTTCATGGAGATGGCGGCGGGCCTGCGCAGCAGCGTCGCGGTGGACGACGAGGTGGAGCGGCGCCTGGAGTTGGCGCGGCGGGGATACGAGAAGATCTCCGAGCTCGCCGTGGCGGACCGCATCGATTTCAATTACGACGAGTATTACCGGGTCACCCTGAAGGACCGGAAATTCTCCAACGAGAGGATCGAGCGCTTCGTGAACCGCCTGCTGGAGGCCGATGAAACGGCGGCCGCCTCCCTCGCACGGGACCGGGATGGCCTCTACCGCGTCGCCCGCGACGGCGGGAACGGTTGGAACTCCGGCACCTTCGACAGCGCCCTGGCCCTCGACCGGGAGCAGCTGGAGTTTCTCGCCTTCGGCCATCCCGTCATCGATCGCCTGGTGGCCCGGTGCCAGGACCCGGCCTTCGGGGGCTTCACCGGCGTCCAGGCGGTGCGCTCCCCGGTCCCCTTCACCGGCATGGCCTTCTATTACCTGGTGACCTTCGCGTCGGTGGCGCGCACCAGGGAGATCATACCGGTCGTGGTGGCGCGGGACGGAGAAGTGCCGGCCCATGAGCTGGAGGCCATCGAGGCCGAGCTCTGCTTCCAGGAAAACACCGGCGCCGTTCCCGATCCCGAAGATGCCGCATTAGACGCGGCCGCTATCGACTATTATTTTGCCGGGGCCCGCGCCAGGATCGAGGAAAAGATCGGGGCGCGCAAGGCGATGATGAGCCAGAGCCTGGACGTGACCATCGACCCGGAGATCGAAAAGGTGAAGG
- the crtI gene encoding phytoene desaturase, with product MNDYDVIVIGAGCGGLGAGALLAHHGRRVLVVEQSERVGGCCSTFEKQGYKIDLGASIIEFPQVIDWCFQRMGTTFAKEVDLVAVDPVFSAILHDGTRVSYPISLEGTAREIGRIAPGDVKGWERYSKKMQYFLDAALKGFFVSPATNLADVVRLFARTPALLKYNSMFFGSYEGIIRKYFKDEKVVESLSFHSFYAGLPPALLPGHFSMIPYAEHGGIYYAKGGMIGIPKGFQKCGERSGMKVKLNAPVRKILIENKRVKGVLLEDGTEITAGIVVSNINAKKMYLEMVGEEHLPWLAKVGLKSYTYSMATPMLYLCLDYRPPLEDHHTLMTLPMDRVNAYWNDHYLKGSFPREQFGILSWTTKSDPSLAPKGHHIIAVTLAPGVYRLNGAGWESSRERLKESIIDYLAETYLPGLREHVVLAELSTPVDFEKRLRSPEGAIYALRQDLPHSMMFRPSARSRHVGGLYLTGASTHPGGGVPTVTASAMIAADLIEKYEK from the coding sequence ATGAATGATTATGATGTTATCGTTATCGGTGCGGGCTGCGGAGGGTTGGGCGCGGGGGCCCTGCTGGCCCACCATGGACGCAGGGTTCTTGTCGTGGAGCAGAGCGAGCGTGTCGGAGGATGCTGTTCGACCTTTGAGAAGCAGGGATACAAAATTGACCTGGGCGCCTCGATCATAGAATTCCCGCAGGTGATCGACTGGTGTTTCCAGAGGATGGGAACGACGTTCGCGAAGGAGGTGGACCTGGTGGCCGTGGACCCGGTTTTTTCCGCGATCCTCCACGACGGCACCAGGGTCAGCTATCCCATCTCCCTGGAAGGCACGGCGAGGGAGATCGGAAGAATAGCCCCGGGGGACGTAAAGGGCTGGGAGCGGTATTCGAAGAAAATGCAGTACTTTCTCGACGCGGCGCTCAAGGGATTCTTCGTCAGCCCCGCGACGAACCTGGCGGACGTCGTCAGGCTTTTCGCCCGGACGCCGGCGCTCTTGAAATACAACAGCATGTTTTTCGGCAGTTACGAGGGCATCATCAGAAAATATTTCAAGGATGAGAAGGTCGTCGAATCGCTTTCCTTCCACAGCTTTTACGCAGGTCTGCCCCCAGCGCTCCTCCCCGGGCATTTCTCCATGATACCCTACGCCGAACACGGCGGCATATATTACGCGAAGGGCGGCATGATCGGCATCCCGAAGGGTTTCCAGAAATGCGGTGAACGGTCGGGGATGAAGGTCAAACTCAACGCCCCGGTCAGGAAGATCCTGATCGAAAATAAAAGGGTGAAAGGAGTCCTTCTCGAGGATGGCACCGAGATCACCGCGGGCATCGTCGTTTCCAACATCAACGCGAAAAAGATGTACCTGGAGATGGTGGGCGAGGAACACCTGCCGTGGCTCGCGAAGGTCGGCCTGAAGAGCTACACCTATTCCATGGCGACGCCGATGCTTTATCTCTGTCTCGATTACCGGCCGCCGCTCGAGGACCATCACACCCTGATGACACTGCCCATGGACAGGGTCAACGCGTATTGGAACGACCACTACCTGAAAGGCTCTTTCCCGAGGGAGCAGTTCGGCATACTGAGCTGGACAACGAAGTCCGACCCCTCGCTCGCGCCGAAGGGCCACCACATCATCGCGGTCACGCTTGCCCCGGGAGTCTACCGCCTGAACGGAGCGGGATGGGAGTCGAGCAGGGAGAGGTTGAAGGAGAGCATTATCGATTACCTCGCCGAAACCTATCTCCCCGGCCTCAGGGAGCATGTGGTACTGGCCGAGCTTTCCACTCCGGTCGACTTCGAGAAGCGCCTGCGCTCGCCCGAGGGCGCGATCTACGCGCTGCGGCAGGACCTTCCGCATTCGATGATGTTCCGGCCCTCTGCCAGATCGCGGCACGTCGGAGGCCTCTACCTCACCGGGGCTTCAACGCATCCTGGCGGCGGGGTCCCGACCGTCACGGCGTCCGCGATGATAGCGGCCGACCTGATCGAAAAATACGAGAAATAG
- a CDS encoding BrnA antitoxin family protein, with the protein MNSVKISKKRIDNLKKLADAPDSTIDYSDIPELDKDFWKNAVIEFPKKKKSVSIRLDQDVIAWYKSHYREYQTAINAVLKSFMKARDK; encoded by the coding sequence ATGAATTCTGTAAAAATATCAAAAAAAAGAATAGATAACCTGAAAAAGCTGGCTGACGCGCCGGATAGCACGATCGATTATTCCGATATCCCTGAACTGGACAAGGATTTTTGGAAAAATGCAGTGATAGAATTCCCTAAAAAGAAAAAATCGGTCAGTATCCGTCTGGATCAGGACGTGATTGCCTGGTATAAATCTCATTACAGGGAATACCAGACGGCGATCAACGCGGTATTGAAATCATTCATGAAAGCACGGGATAAATAA
- a CDS encoding IPT/TIG domain-containing protein, with protein MNRLNGVSALDATHVWAVGDNGTILFFNGTSWSPQDSGSTCHLHGISARTATDAWAVGFRSTVLHYNGTDWSPVDATTIGGTPHPDESLTSVCALGAQDVWVTSLSFFTSLLHYNGTGWAKITSKSDTFYSAAGINGDKIWAVGQNGKINFYNGSVSSLQSQSVKEIRAISSSDADNTWAVGSAGTILHYNGADWAAQTSGVTTDLYGVSALNADRAWAVGKISTILRWDGLNWSTQESHLLEDTKLMAVAALDENQVWAVGENGVILKYNGLDWNLQDSGTALWLFGVTARDSGNVWAVGEGGTILRYDGAVWCPSESGTYNSLYAVSSTEDGQAWAVGANGTVVRWDGSAWSMQDSGTMKSLRAVYAIGPNDVWAAGGDGALLHWDGTAWRSKPYGHHDNSWYYGVSASDTNNVVAVGSVSFSMGLILRHKTPTVASTLGDEMPNVSEASVDAYLPASLRPGASLPPGRVDLSSELPPVQNQTMDFYPGSSMCGNFSAGYYLFTQWVKHFKRLDWDLTKPEHWMSAMFMFFIGGGGNQGNVKAALTTNGGVDMTEVPFNPEGYGPEAPSDAQREAAMAFKVQDYVAVWDNGAAMPPYAGNDIEAAKARLASGYVLCVEIGTQSGDFPDNQLNPPSLYYDPVLAPYNINHFAVLCGYDDNINPSGADADHRGGFLLVNMWGDAWNGPMHGYLWVSYAWVKHCVSTCYYILGDGPNGPAISGCSTTSAAVGDSVTISGSGFGCLRRKAKVKFNGTPAQCTSFKNNSIIVTVPSGATSGPLIVYDYEGTASNQISFDVLH; from the coding sequence GTGAACCGCCTGAACGGCGTCAGCGCCCTGGACGCGACGCACGTGTGGGCCGTGGGGGACAACGGAACGATCCTCTTTTTCAACGGCACGTCCTGGAGCCCGCAGGATTCCGGCAGCACATGCCATCTGCACGGGATTTCGGCCCGCACGGCGACCGACGCCTGGGCCGTCGGCTTCAGGAGCACGGTACTGCATTATAACGGAACCGACTGGAGCCCGGTTGACGCTACGACGATTGGAGGGACACCCCATCCGGACGAATCGCTGACCAGCGTCTGCGCGCTGGGCGCGCAGGATGTATGGGTCACCAGCTTGAGCTTTTTTACCTCATTACTGCATTACAACGGCACTGGGTGGGCAAAGATAACGTCAAAAAGCGATACGTTTTACAGCGCTGCGGGTATCAATGGCGACAAAATCTGGGCCGTCGGTCAGAACGGTAAAATTAATTTTTACAACGGCAGCGTATCGTCCCTTCAATCGCAGTCTGTAAAGGAAATCAGGGCTATTTCCTCAAGCGACGCGGATAATACCTGGGCGGTGGGAAGCGCGGGGACGATCCTGCATTACAACGGCGCGGATTGGGCCGCCCAGACCTCGGGTGTGACGACCGACCTTTACGGCGTGAGCGCATTGAATGCCGACCGGGCCTGGGCCGTGGGAAAAATAAGCACGATCCTCCGATGGGACGGTCTCAATTGGTCGACCCAGGAATCCCACCTGCTGGAAGATACCAAACTGATGGCGGTTGCCGCCCTGGATGAGAACCAGGTGTGGGCCGTGGGTGAAAACGGCGTCATTCTCAAATATAACGGCCTGGACTGGAACCTGCAGGATTCGGGAACCGCCCTGTGGTTGTTCGGGGTTACGGCACGGGACAGCGGCAACGTATGGGCGGTCGGCGAAGGGGGGACGATCCTCCGGTACGACGGAGCCGTCTGGTGCCCCTCTGAGTCAGGGACGTACAACTCGCTCTATGCGGTCTCTTCCACGGAGGACGGTCAGGCTTGGGCCGTGGGGGCCAACGGCACCGTGGTCAGATGGGACGGGTCCGCCTGGAGCATGCAGGACTCCGGCACCATGAAGAGCCTCCGTGCGGTATACGCGATCGGCCCCAACGACGTCTGGGCCGCGGGGGGCGACGGGGCACTGCTTCACTGGGACGGCACGGCCTGGCGGTCAAAACCCTATGGCCATCATGACAATTCCTGGTATTACGGCGTGTCCGCGTCGGATACGAACAACGTGGTGGCGGTCGGATCGGTATCTTTTTCGATGGGGTTGATACTGCGGCATAAGACCCCAACCGTCGCCTCAACCCTGGGCGATGAGATGCCGAATGTTTCCGAAGCGTCGGTGGATGCCTACCTGCCGGCTTCGCTCAGACCGGGAGCAAGCCTGCCCCCCGGCCGGGTTGACCTGTCATCGGAGCTTCCCCCGGTTCAAAATCAGACTATGGACTTTTATCCGGGCAGCTCTATGTGCGGTAATTTCTCCGCCGGGTACTACCTGTTCACTCAATGGGTGAAACACTTTAAACGGCTGGATTGGGACCTCACCAAACCCGAACACTGGATGAGCGCCATGTTCATGTTTTTCATAGGTGGCGGGGGAAATCAGGGTAACGTGAAGGCCGCACTGACGACCAACGGGGGTGTTGATATGACCGAGGTCCCGTTCAATCCGGAGGGCTATGGGCCTGAGGCCCCCAGCGACGCCCAGAGAGAAGCGGCCATGGCGTTTAAGGTCCAGGACTATGTCGCCGTATGGGACAACGGGGCGGCAATGCCTCCGTATGCGGGAAACGATATCGAGGCTGCCAAGGCCCGCCTGGCAAGCGGGTATGTGCTGTGCGTCGAGATCGGGACCCAGTCGGGCGATTTTCCGGACAATCAGTTGAACCCGCCTTCGTTGTACTACGATCCGGTCCTGGCACCCTACAATATAAATCACTTTGCGGTTCTGTGCGGCTATGACGATAACATCAATCCCTCGGGAGCGGACGCGGACCACCGGGGAGGGTTCCTGCTGGTGAACATGTGGGGAGACGCCTGGAACGGCCCTATGCACGGGTACCTGTGGGTCAGTTATGCATGGGTAAAACATTGCGTGAGCACCTGTTACTACATCCTCGGGGACGGACCGAACGGGCCGGCCATCTCCGGTTGCAGCACTACGAGCGCGGCCGTGGGCGATTCCGTCACCATCAGCGGGAGCGGCTTTGGTTGTCTGCGAAGGAAGGCAAAGGTAAAATTTAACGGCACACCGGCGCAATGCACCAGCTTCAAAAACAATTCTATCATTGTTACCGTACCGAGCGGCGCTACGTCCGGCCCTCTTATCGTTTACGACTATGAAGGAACGGCCAGCAACCAGATTTCCTTTGATGTACTTCATTAG
- a CDS encoding BrnT family toxin translates to MDFEWDAGKSRRNYVKHGIRFEDASLIFSGIVLTAVDKRHDYGEERRISIGAIGDIIVIVVVHTNRSGKIRIISARRANKKERSSYHEFCKNIKKKNR, encoded by the coding sequence ATGGATTTCGAATGGGATGCCGGAAAAAGCAGGCGCAATTATGTGAAGCATGGGATACGGTTTGAAGATGCATCCCTGATATTCAGCGGTATTGTATTAACGGCGGTTGATAAAAGGCATGATTACGGTGAGGAAAGAAGGATCAGCATCGGCGCCATAGGGGATATTATCGTAATCGTTGTGGTGCATACCAACCGGAGCGGAAAAATCCGGATTATATCCGCCCGGCGGGCGAATAAGAAGGAAAGGAGCAGCTACCATGAATTCTGTAAAAATATCAAAAAAAAGAATAGATAA
- a CDS encoding Crp/Fnr family transcriptional regulator translates to MASDKEICLRRLRNRLQESVSIPDAEWEYAKTHFHAETYPKHSYLVKAGEKSDKVFSLSKGLVRYFYITDSGKEFNKYFVTDNGFFGSFSSLFLDMPCGFFIQALEDTEVLAITRASMEEMYARHICWERVGRLSAMSFICHMELREKEFLLDPLEVRYTRLIREHPDLIDRIPQYHIASYLGVTNVALSRMRKKNRLL, encoded by the coding sequence ATGGCCAGCGACAAGGAAATATGCCTGAGAAGGCTCCGGAACAGACTCCAGGAGTCCGTGTCCATCCCCGACGCCGAATGGGAATACGCGAAAACGCACTTCCACGCCGAGACCTACCCGAAACACTCATACCTGGTAAAGGCGGGCGAGAAATCCGACAAGGTGTTCTCGCTGTCAAAAGGCCTCGTACGATATTTCTACATCACCGACTCCGGCAAGGAATTCAACAAGTACTTCGTGACCGACAACGGCTTCTTCGGCTCGTTCAGCTCGCTCTTTCTCGACATGCCGTGCGGATTCTTCATCCAGGCCCTGGAGGACACCGAGGTGCTGGCCATAACCAGGGCGTCCATGGAAGAGATGTACGCGCGGCACATCTGCTGGGAACGGGTGGGACGCCTGAGCGCAATGTCGTTCATCTGCCACATGGAGCTCAGGGAAAAGGAATTCCTCCTCGATCCGCTCGAGGTCCGTTACACCCGCCTGATCCGTGAGCACCCGGATCTCATCGACAGGATCCCGCAGTATCACATAGCCTCGTATCTCGGCGTGACCAACGTCGCCCTCTCGCGCATGCGCAAAAAAAACAGGCTCCTCTGA